The following coding sequences lie in one Kryptolebias marmoratus isolate JLee-2015 linkage group LG5, ASM164957v2, whole genome shotgun sequence genomic window:
- the txnipa gene encoding thioredoxin interacting protein a yields the protein MVAMTKKVKTFQVVLSDQCKSFYCGGDRVCGRVEVEVNEMVRVSAVKILALGCAKVEYAKGKQRCRQEAEYLRHEEVLSLSEQPTDTDGSVVLRPGNKYEYTFGFDLPQQGQLVSSYKGKFGYVQYYVKAMLERLQQPTMESKKYFEVEEPLDVNTPDLLTPTGGTKEKKVTCMFIPDGQVSLNAKIDRRGFCEGEDICINAKFENTCSRIVIPKAAIIAKQSYQANGRTKVFRQKLSSVRGNHIISGMCDAWQGKTIRVPKIKPSMLGCNMIRVEYALMIYVHIPGSEKLILELPLVIGTSGIGSRSSSVSSGVSSREGSVSTASQSWVSLRMPSDPPSYCDITKDVRLDQPLTPLLDDIECDDSPIFMEAPSFQFPQPPAYTETDGNSNANTRMLPVC from the exons ATGGTGGCCATGACGAAAAAGGTGAAAACTTTCCAAGTTGTCCTGTCGGACCAGTGCAAGTCGTTTTACTGCGGCGGGGACAGGGTGTGCGGCCGcgtggaggtggaggtgaacGAGATGGTGCGTGTGTCCGCCGTCAAGATCCTGGCTCTGGGCTGCGCCAAGGTGGAGTATGCCAAGGGCAAGCAGCGGTGCCGACAGGAGGCCGAGTACCTGCGGCACGAGGAGGTCCTGAGCCTGAGCGAGCAGCCCACAG ACACGGATGGCTCAGTTGTGTTGAGACCTGGCAACAAATACGAGTACACTTTTGGCTTTGACCTTCCTCAGCAGGG CCAGCTGGTGTCCTCCTACAAGGGGAAGTTTGGCTATGTCCAGTACTACGTGAAGGCCATGTTGGAGAGGCTGCAGCAGCCCACCATGGAGTCCAAGAAGTACTTCGAGGTGGAGGAGCCTCTGGACGTGAACACACCCGACCTGCTG ACTCCCACAGGCGGCACGAAGGAGAAGAAGGTCACCTGCATGTTCATCCCCGACGGCCAGGTGTCGCTGAACGCAAAAATCGACCGGCGTGGCTTCTGTGAGGGCGAGGACATCTGCATCAACGCCAAGTTCGAGAACACCTGCTCCCGCATTGTGATCCCCAAGGCAGCCATTATTGCCAAGCAGTCGTACCAGGCCAACGGTCGCACGAAGGTCTTCCGGCAGAAGCTGTCGTCGGTGCGCGGGAACCACATCATCTCGGGCATGTGCGACGCCTGGCAGGGGAAGACCATCAGGGTGCCAAAGATCAAACCGTCCATGCTGGGCTGCAACATGATCCGGGTGGAGTACGCGCTGATG ATTTACGTGCACATCCCTGGCAGCGAGAAGCTGATCCTGGAGCTGCCTCTGGTCATCGGGACCTCCGGCATCggcagccgcagcagcagcgTGAGCAGCGGCGTGAGCAGCCGCGAGGGCTCGGTCAGCACCGCCTCCCAGAGCTGGGTGTCGCTGCGGATGCCCTCCGACCCTCCCAGCTACTGCGACATCACCAAAGACGTCCGCCTGGATCAGCCCCTCACGCCCCTGCTGGACGACATCGAATGCGATGACAGCCCCATCTTCATGGAAGCCCCGAGCTTCCAGTTCCCGCAGCCTCCGGCGTACACCGAG ACTGACGGGAACAGCAACGCCAACACGCGCATGCTGCCCGTGTGCTGA